The Kineothrix sp. MB12-C1 genome includes a window with the following:
- a CDS encoding MurR/RpiR family transcriptional regulator produces the protein MKSVLVRLQEFSKQASGAEKGIIRYLIENPEKAANCNIHELAEVTFSSPSTVIRLCKKLGFNGYKELHKSLLYELALRKSTNLEKRKEITKEDSLESIVDKVTYKNIVSLESTRKLIDLDILEECVDLLCKSHTICLFGMGSSLLVAKDAYLKFLRMNKPCLISEDWHAQLLQARNIKKDDVAIVISYSGLTEEMIRCAAEVKQKGAPIIAITRFENSPLSGMADYNLSVAATEFIFRSGAMSSRIAQLNIIDILYTGFLNKQYEAGLTQFQRTHIEKPYHAITEEKNSKEESDKEE, from the coding sequence ATGAAAAGTGTTCTGGTGCGTTTACAGGAATTTTCTAAGCAGGCCAGCGGGGCTGAAAAGGGAATCATTAGATATTTGATAGAGAATCCTGAGAAAGCGGCAAACTGCAACATTCATGAACTTGCTGAGGTGACCTTCTCATCCCCTTCTACTGTTATTAGGTTGTGTAAGAAATTAGGCTTTAACGGGTACAAGGAGCTGCATAAGTCTCTTCTTTATGAGTTAGCCCTTCGTAAATCCACAAATCTGGAAAAAAGGAAGGAGATTACAAAAGAGGATTCATTGGAATCTATTGTAGATAAGGTTACTTATAAAAATATTGTTTCCTTAGAAAGCACAAGAAAGTTAATTGACCTCGATATTTTAGAAGAATGTGTGGATTTACTTTGTAAGTCCCATACCATCTGCCTGTTTGGGATGGGTTCCTCTCTTTTGGTCGCTAAGGATGCGTATTTGAAGTTCCTGAGAATGAATAAGCCTTGCTTAATCAGTGAGGACTGGCATGCGCAGTTATTGCAAGCGAGAAACATCAAGAAAGATGATGTTGCCATTGTAATCAGCTATTCAGGGCTAACCGAAGAAATGATAAGGTGTGCGGCAGAAGTAAAGCAAAAAGGGGCTCCGATCATAGCAATTACCAGATTTGAGAACTCTCCCTTATCCGGCATGGCAGATTACAATTTAAGCGTTGCAGCAACGGAGTTTATATTCAGAAGCGGAGCAATGTCATCCAGAATTGCCCAACTCAATATTATTGATATCCTTTATACTGGGTTTCTGAATAAACAGTATGAAGCTGGTTTGACGCAGTTTCAAAGGACACACATTGAGAAGCCTTACCATGCTATCACCGAGGAAAAAAATAGCAAGGAAGAAAGCGACAAGGAGGAATGA
- a CDS encoding DHH family phosphoesterase encodes MKNKVKLKGRLKRYLQTSVYLGILLIFVNLGIYLIDYRAGLVLTCFNLFYFAIVLSLLWYNKPVIMNELISFATQYGQIQRKLLRDLDLPHALLDDEGKIIWTNTAFEKTVHRERGYRKSITSLFPGITKEKLPGEADEVEFGITFEESDYVVKLKKISLKEMEENSDIIEVEDYEGHLIALYLFDETALKIALQEVDDQSLSVALIYLDNYDEALESVEEVRRSLLIALIDRKVNKYIASLDGICKKIEKDKFLVIMRKKAVTYLQEYRFDLLEEVKTVNIGNEMAVTISIGVGLNGLTYAQNYEFARNAIDLALGRGGDQAVVKTQNNTIYYGGKSQQIEKNTRVKARVKAHALKEIISGKDKVIVMGHRNADVDSFGAAIGVARIAQTLERKVHIVVNNVTTSLQPMIDIFKDSPDYSDDFIINSQQAIEMVGNNAVLVVVDVNKPSITDCPEMLRLCKSIVVFDHHRQGTEVIENATLSYVEAYASSTCEMVTEILQYIGENIKITNSEADCLYSGIMIDTDNFMTKTGVRTFEAAAFLRRNGADVTRVRKLFREDAADYKAKADAVSQAEIYRNSYAISICTGDDVLNPTVAGAQAANELLNIKGVKASFILTEYQNQIYVSARSIDEVNVQIIMERLGGGGHMNIAGCQMEDTSLAEGIGIIKHTLDAMIENGEI; translated from the coding sequence ATGAAGAATAAGGTGAAGTTAAAGGGAAGGCTAAAGAGATATTTACAGACTTCTGTGTATTTAGGAATTTTGTTAATTTTTGTAAATTTGGGCATTTATTTAATTGATTACCGTGCAGGATTGGTTCTTACCTGTTTTAATCTTTTTTATTTTGCAATTGTGTTGTCTCTTCTTTGGTATAATAAGCCGGTTATTATGAATGAGTTAATCAGTTTCGCTACGCAATACGGACAGATACAGAGGAAGCTCTTAAGGGATTTGGACTTGCCTCATGCTCTCTTAGATGATGAAGGTAAGATTATATGGACGAATACGGCGTTTGAAAAGACCGTACATAGAGAGAGAGGATATCGGAAATCAATTACATCGCTGTTTCCGGGCATTACCAAGGAGAAGCTTCCCGGAGAAGCAGATGAGGTAGAATTCGGCATTACATTTGAAGAGAGCGATTATGTAGTTAAGTTAAAGAAGATATCTTTAAAAGAAATGGAAGAGAATAGCGATATCATAGAGGTTGAAGATTACGAAGGCCATTTGATCGCTCTTTATCTTTTCGATGAGACAGCTCTTAAAATAGCACTTCAGGAAGTGGATGACCAAAGCTTATCTGTCGCTTTGATTTATCTTGATAACTATGATGAAGCGTTAGAAAGTGTAGAGGAAGTCAGACGCTCTCTTCTCATCGCCCTCATCGACCGTAAAGTGAATAAATATATTGCCAGTCTCGATGGAATTTGTAAGAAGATCGAGAAGGACAAGTTTCTCGTTATCATGCGCAAAAAGGCAGTGACCTACTTACAGGAATACCGTTTCGATTTGTTGGAAGAAGTGAAGACGGTGAATATTGGAAATGAAATGGCAGTGACCATTAGTATCGGTGTTGGATTGAATGGGCTTACCTATGCGCAGAATTATGAATTTGCGAGAAATGCCATCGATTTGGCCCTGGGACGCGGCGGTGACCAAGCAGTGGTGAAGACGCAGAATAATACGATTTATTATGGCGGTAAGAGTCAGCAGATAGAGAAGAATACGAGAGTAAAGGCCAGAGTAAAAGCTCATGCTTTGAAGGAAATTATATCCGGCAAAGATAAGGTCATTGTTATGGGCCATAGAAATGCCGATGTCGATAGCTTCGGCGCAGCAATAGGCGTTGCCCGTATCGCACAAACGCTGGAACGTAAGGTACATATCGTTGTAAATAATGTGACAACTTCTTTACAGCCTATGATAGATATCTTCAAGGACAGCCCTGACTACAGCGATGATTTTATTATTAATAGCCAGCAAGCCATCGAGATGGTAGGTAATAACGCGGTACTCGTAGTGGTGGATGTGAATAAGCCAAGCATTACGGATTGTCCGGAAATGCTTCGCCTATGCAAGTCCATCGTAGTATTCGATCATCACAGACAAGGGACGGAAGTAATTGAGAATGCGACCCTTTCCTATGTGGAAGCCTATGCCTCCTCCACTTGTGAAATGGTTACTGAGATATTGCAATATATCGGAGAGAACATTAAAATTACGAATAGTGAAGCGGATTGCCTGTATTCCGGCATTATGATAGATACTGATAACTTTATGACCAAGACAGGTGTCAGAACTTTCGAGGCGGCGGCTTTTCTAAGGAGAAATGGCGCGGATGTTACGAGAGTGCGCAAGTTATTCAGAGAAGATGCGGCGGACTATAAGGCGAAGGCGGATGCGGTCAGCCAGGCGGAAATTTACCGCAATTCTTATGCTATTTCCATTTGTACGGGAGACGATGTACTTAATCCTACCGTTGCAGGAGCACAGGCAGCGAATGAGCTGCTGAATATTAAAGGGGTGAAGGCCAGCTTCATTTTGACAGAATACCAGAACCAGATTTATGTCAGTGCGCGTTCTATTGATGAAGTTAATGTACAGATTATCATGGAGCGATTAGGCGGCGGCGGTCATATGAATATTGCCGGATGTCAGATGGAAGATACTTCTTTAGCCGAAGGAATAGGGATTATTAAACATACGCTCGATGCGATGATTGAAAACGGAGAAATTTAG
- a CDS encoding MarR family winged helix-turn-helix transcriptional regulator yields MTDKYNALKLENQLCFPLYACSKEIVKRYKPYLDNIDLTYTQYIAMMVLWEHKQMNVKELGNYLYLDSGTLTPVLKKLEQKGWVIRSRDKEDERVLNVTLTDTGEALKEKAIDIPKQMETCIDLEPGEAAFLYQILYKILGKSGASLE; encoded by the coding sequence ATGACGGATAAATACAATGCCTTAAAATTAGAAAACCAACTATGTTTTCCTCTATATGCCTGTTCCAAAGAAATCGTGAAAAGATATAAACCTTACCTGGATAACATCGATCTGACCTATACTCAATATATCGCTATGATGGTGTTATGGGAACATAAACAGATGAATGTGAAGGAATTGGGCAACTATCTTTATCTGGATTCCGGAACTCTCACTCCGGTCTTAAAAAAGCTGGAACAAAAGGGCTGGGTCATACGAAGCCGTGATAAGGAGGATGAAAGAGTATTGAATGTCACCCTTACGGACACCGGCGAAGCCTTAAAAGAGAAAGCAATAGATATTCCCAAGCAGATGGAAACCTGTATCGATCTTGAACCCGGTGAAGCGGCATTCTTATATCAGATTTTATATAAAATACTGGGAAAATCCGGTGCTTCTCTTGAATAA
- the murQ gene encoding N-acetylmuramic acid 6-phosphate etherase, whose translation MLDLTKLTTEARNENTVNLDGMSPLEIAMVMNKEDENAVRAVKEVLPEIATVIEWCTTSLENGGRIIYMGAGTSGRLGLLDAVECPPTFGIPPEMVVGLIAGGSKAFIKAVEGAEDSVKLGKEDLKALNLNENDIVIGIAASGRTPYVIGGLKYAREIGCKTAIVACNKNSEIGKYSDIAIEPVPGPEVLTGSTRLKAGTAQKMVLNMISTGSMVGIGKVYKNLMVDVMQTNEKLVKRAENIIITATDCSQEIAKEKLEEASGSVKLAITMILLQCSKDEAIEQLNRSHGHIRYALNENK comes from the coding sequence TTGCTTGATTTAACAAAACTGACAACTGAGGCACGCAATGAGAACACAGTGAATCTGGACGGTATGTCTCCCTTGGAGATTGCGATGGTTATGAATAAAGAAGATGAGAATGCAGTTCGTGCAGTAAAGGAGGTATTGCCGGAAATCGCTACTGTCATAGAATGGTGCACCACATCCCTCGAAAATGGCGGAAGAATTATCTATATGGGCGCCGGAACAAGCGGACGCCTGGGCTTGCTGGATGCCGTAGAATGTCCGCCGACCTTCGGTATTCCGCCGGAGATGGTAGTTGGCCTGATTGCCGGAGGCAGCAAAGCTTTTATAAAGGCGGTAGAAGGCGCCGAAGATAGTGTGAAGCTGGGGAAAGAGGATCTGAAGGCTCTTAATCTGAATGAAAATGACATCGTTATAGGCATCGCAGCCAGCGGACGGACGCCGTATGTAATAGGCGGATTAAAATATGCGAGGGAAATCGGCTGTAAGACGGCTATCGTAGCTTGTAATAAGAATTCGGAGATAGGGAAATATTCGGATATTGCAATCGAGCCGGTGCCGGGGCCGGAGGTTTTGACGGGTTCTACCAGGTTAAAAGCAGGAACTGCACAGAAGATGGTCCTCAATATGATATCCACAGGCAGTATGGTAGGGATTGGAAAAGTATATAAAAATCTTATGGTGGATGTAATGCAGACGAATGAGAAGTTGGTTAAGAGAGCGGAAAATATAATTATAACCGCCACAGATTGCAGCCAGGAGATAGCAAAAGAAAAATTGGAAGAAGCGTCAGGAAGCGTCAAACTGGCGATCACAATGATACTTTTACAATGCTCGAAAGACGAAGCCATAGAACAATTGAACCGCTCACATGGGCATATACGATATGCTCTTAATGAGAATAAATAA
- a CDS encoding methyl-accepting chemotaxis protein, translated as MATYMKRRNHSLRIQFFKNLSLTFVLPFLLLLFIITIYTYQVIKEETERKNTIYVSMLCNQMRTEIDKYTSIVETAAMQESVQSMDYTQAEPYLQALLAVEGTDVWSHFLIANEYGTEQVHTEGKDGHGYSIRTQEAFAIPWKEERTYVSEPSISISTGRSVLGISTPIYRGDYKVGVLIGYLRLECISDILNSYQFTGSGYVFMLNSDGTVSAHPDQSLVLNAIYGLPDESDAEAVEAYAQIPENLKQVYLAMTQGKNDSVIIKNEKADFLYSYYPLGIRDMSVCIVSPLQESFALVYGLIKTMIISMLLICLTGSLGTIMMSQRISSLFYWIMKQTSLLSSGITELQMKKLPYEKTKEITALKSSIFTLATGLEDVLSGLDAQSKDLTLTVSDVSERIASSDSSINHISSHLQQIALGTKAASDATQTLKSSSSKNLSFATAIADFSKEGKTYTLDMMQKAEGLETNAAQGKTTAMEVFSSMQENLKLSMEESSKSALIGKLTDEILQISNRTNLLSLNASIEAARAGTSSHGFSVVAAEIRALAECSRNAAGKIQDISEVVTTGIARLTHDADNLLSFIDTSVINDYTFFTNIANHYYRDATEISRMMERFSEHAEQLRASFALMDDNISHIFATMDENSGNITGIAQLSSEFAITLHSIREEVNACDEISAHLRKSLTSFRPE; from the coding sequence ATGGCTACTTATATGAAACGCAGAAATCACTCTTTAAGAATACAATTCTTCAAAAATCTCTCCCTGACTTTCGTCCTCCCTTTTCTTCTTCTTTTATTTATTATCACTATTTACACCTATCAAGTAATAAAAGAAGAAACCGAACGCAAAAATACTATTTATGTGTCCATGCTCTGCAATCAAATGAGAACAGAAATCGATAAATATACATCTATTGTAGAAACTGCTGCCATGCAGGAAAGTGTACAAAGTATGGATTACACACAAGCGGAACCTTATCTGCAAGCCCTATTAGCCGTTGAGGGAACTGATGTCTGGTCTCATTTCTTAATTGCTAATGAATACGGCACCGAACAGGTGCATACTGAAGGAAAGGATGGACATGGTTATTCCATTCGCACACAAGAAGCCTTCGCTATACCTTGGAAGGAGGAACGGACCTATGTGAGCGAACCATCCATCTCCATAAGTACCGGCCGCTCCGTCCTCGGTATCAGCACCCCTATCTATCGAGGTGATTATAAAGTTGGTGTGCTCATTGGTTACCTGCGTCTGGAATGTATCTCCGACATATTGAACAGCTATCAATTCACAGGCAGTGGATATGTTTTCATGCTTAACTCCGACGGTACTGTCTCCGCCCATCCTGACCAATCACTCGTACTGAACGCCATCTACGGACTTCCTGACGAAAGCGATGCTGAAGCCGTGGAAGCTTATGCGCAAATACCGGAGAATCTGAAACAGGTTTATCTCGCTATGACCCAAGGGAAAAATGACAGCGTTATCATAAAAAATGAGAAAGCAGACTTTCTTTACTCCTATTATCCATTGGGGATACGAGATATGTCCGTATGCATCGTTTCTCCCTTACAGGAATCCTTCGCTCTCGTATATGGACTAATCAAAACAATGATCATAAGCATGCTCCTCATATGCCTGACCGGAAGCCTCGGAACCATTATGATGTCCCAAAGAATCTCTTCCTTATTTTATTGGATTATGAAACAAACCTCCCTATTATCCTCGGGCATTACCGAACTGCAAATGAAAAAGCTTCCCTATGAAAAAACAAAAGAAATCACAGCATTAAAATCTTCCATATTCACTCTTGCCACCGGCCTGGAGGATGTACTGTCCGGACTCGACGCTCAATCCAAGGACCTGACCCTTACTGTAAGTGATGTCTCAGAACGTATCGCTTCTTCCGATAGCAGCATTAATCATATATCTTCTCACCTCCAGCAAATCGCTTTAGGTACGAAGGCCGCCTCCGATGCTACACAAACTTTAAAAAGCAGCTCTTCCAAGAATCTAAGCTTTGCAACTGCTATTGCTGATTTCTCAAAAGAAGGAAAAACTTATACCTTGGATATGATGCAGAAGGCAGAAGGACTTGAAACAAATGCGGCGCAAGGAAAAACAACGGCAATGGAAGTCTTCTCCTCCATGCAGGAAAATCTGAAGCTATCCATGGAGGAAAGCAGTAAATCCGCATTGATAGGTAAATTGACCGATGAGATTCTCCAAATATCCAACCGGACAAACCTTTTATCCCTAAATGCTTCTATCGAAGCAGCAAGAGCCGGCACATCCAGCCACGGCTTCTCTGTCGTAGCTGCTGAGATCCGCGCCCTTGCCGAATGCAGCCGAAATGCAGCCGGCAAGATACAAGATATTAGCGAAGTCGTAACCACCGGTATCGCACGATTAACTCACGATGCCGATAATCTTTTGTCCTTTATTGACACCTCTGTCATAAATGACTATACCTTTTTTACGAATATTGCCAATCATTATTATAGGGATGCAACTGAAATTTCTCGAATGATGGAACGTTTCTCGGAACATGCTGAACAGCTCAGGGCCTCCTTTGCCCTTATGGACGATAATATTTCTCACATCTTTGCTACCATGGATGAAAACAGCGGAAATATTACAGGAATCGCTCAATTATCCTCCGAGTTCGCCATAACCCTTCACAGTATTCGCGAAGAAGTGAATGCGTGCGATGAAATATCCGCCCACCTTCGCAAGAGCCTCACTTCTTTCCGCCCGGAGTAA
- a CDS encoding PTS transporter subunit EIIC, protein MTNSELAKKLVELLGGKENVVSATNCMTRLRLIVKDTSIVKGEEIKGADGVLGYITDGASLQVVLGPGKAKKVTDICTNELGLPKVKSGDDSWEDNKASVKSMQKQSPFKKAIRTIADIFIPLIPAIIAAGLFNGLTSLITTLQGQGVLATDGFWQILQLLFGLIGTAFLGYFAIYTGINSAKQFGATEALGGMIGGISIGANIVAISTFFGLYNEETPLNSILTTGKGGIIGVIIGVWILAKVEKFVRKHIPDVLDLVVTPFLSLLITGVVFVFAIMPLAGFLSDGLVAMLSVIINSSNPIISVISGYILSALFLPMVLLGLHHGLIPIYALQLEAMGGVSLFPVLAMAGAGQVGASLAIYFKAKRTGNHRLQKVITGALPAGFLGVGEPLIYGVTLPMFKPFITAGLGAGFGGAYVMLTHVMANSWGPSGLVAIAIMKPESMMNFFIGLLISYVAGFIITQFTIKEKDVANT, encoded by the coding sequence ATGACAAATTCAGAATTAGCCAAGAAATTAGTAGAACTGCTTGGCGGGAAAGAGAATGTTGTAAGTGCAACTAACTGTATGACAAGACTGCGTCTTATTGTTAAGGATACTTCTATTGTAAAAGGGGAAGAAATAAAGGGGGCAGATGGTGTCTTAGGTTATATTACGGACGGCGCATCTCTTCAAGTTGTCTTAGGTCCGGGAAAGGCAAAGAAAGTTACCGATATCTGCACAAATGAGTTGGGACTTCCTAAAGTAAAATCAGGAGACGATAGTTGGGAAGATAATAAGGCCTCTGTAAAAAGTATGCAGAAACAAAGTCCTTTCAAAAAGGCAATCAGAACTATCGCCGATATTTTTATCCCTTTAATTCCGGCAATTATCGCAGCAGGTTTATTCAATGGCTTGACAAGCTTAATTACTACCCTTCAAGGGCAGGGAGTGTTGGCGACAGATGGATTCTGGCAGATATTACAGTTATTATTTGGTTTAATCGGAACGGCTTTCTTAGGCTATTTTGCTATCTATACGGGTATTAATTCCGCGAAGCAGTTTGGTGCAACGGAAGCTTTAGGCGGTATGATCGGCGGTATATCCATTGGAGCGAATATTGTAGCGATCTCCACCTTCTTTGGATTATATAACGAAGAAACACCGCTAAACTCTATCTTAACGACGGGTAAGGGCGGTATTATCGGAGTTATCATCGGCGTTTGGATTCTGGCTAAGGTGGAGAAGTTTGTTAGAAAGCATATTCCGGACGTACTGGACTTGGTCGTTACACCGTTCTTGTCCTTACTGATTACCGGTGTCGTATTTGTATTTGCAATTATGCCTCTTGCAGGATTTTTATCGGATGGACTGGTAGCGATGCTTAGCGTGATTATTAATTCATCGAATCCGATTATAAGTGTAATCAGCGGATATATTTTATCGGCATTATTCTTACCTATGGTACTGCTTGGCTTACACCACGGACTCATTCCGATTTATGCACTCCAGTTAGAGGCGATGGGCGGGGTTAGTTTATTCCCGGTATTAGCAATGGCTGGTGCGGGTCAGGTCGGCGCGTCCCTCGCAATCTACTTTAAGGCAAAACGCACAGGCAACCATCGTTTACAGAAAGTAATTACCGGTGCTCTTCCCGCAGGTTTCCTCGGAGTTGGAGAACCGCTGATTTACGGAGTTACCCTTCCGATGTTCAAGCCTTTTATTACTGCAGGTTTGGGAGCGGGCTTCGGCGGTGCTTATGTAATGCTGACACATGTAATGGCCAATTCCTGGGGACCCTCGGGCTTAGTTGCCATCGCGATCATGAAACCGGAAAGTATGATGAACTTCTTTATCGGCTTGTTAATCTCCTATGTGGCAGGATTTATTATTACACAGTTTACGATTAAGGAAAAAGATGTAGCAAATACATAG
- the rpsR gene encoding 30S ribosomal protein S18, with protein sequence MAYNRAERSDSPMRRKGGMRRRKKVCVFCGKDNVIDYKDVNKLKRYVSERGKILPRRITGNCAKHQRALTVAIKRARHIALMPYVMD encoded by the coding sequence ATGGCTTACAATAGAGCAGAGAGGTCTGATTCTCCGATGAGAAGAAAAGGCGGCATGCGCAGAAGAAAAAAAGTTTGCGTATTCTGTGGTAAAGACAATGTTATCGATTACAAAGATGTAAATAAATTAAAAAGATATGTATCTGAGAGAGGAAAAATCCTCCCCAGACGAATTACAGGAAACTGTGCAAAACATCAGAGAGCTCTTACCGTAGCTATAAAGAGAGCACGTCACATCGCTTTGATGCCTTATGTTATGGATTAA
- the rpsF gene encoding 30S ribosomal protein S6, translating to MNKYELTVVVSARIEDEERAAVIDKCKALVERFGGQVTNVDEWGKKRLAYEIQKMKEAYYYFIHFDAESTVPEEIESRVRIMDNVLRYLCVRQDEA from the coding sequence ATGAACAAATATGAATTAACCGTTGTTGTCAGTGCAAGAATCGAAGATGAAGAAAGAGCAGCAGTTATCGACAAATGCAAAGCTCTTGTTGAAAGATTCGGTGGACAGGTTACGAACGTTGATGAATGGGGTAAGAAGAGATTAGCTTACGAAATTCAGAAGATGAAAGAAGCCTACTACTACTTCATCCATTTCGATGCTGAGAGCACTGTTCCGGAAGAAATCGAAAGCAGAGTTCGTATCATGGACAATGTACTCAGATATTTATGCGTAAGACAGGACGAAGCATAA
- the rplI gene encoding 50S ribosomal protein L9 — protein sequence MKVILIEDVKSLGKKGQIVEVSDGYARNFVLPKKLGLEATGKNINDLKLQKANEEKIAKEQLEAAEAFAAELGTKEVILRIKSGEGGKTFGSIATKEIAEAVKNQCGMEIDKKKIQLAEAIKTLGVYEVSVKLHPKVVGKLKVNVQEEK from the coding sequence ATGAAAGTTATTTTGATAGAAGACGTAAAAAGCCTTGGGAAGAAAGGGCAGATTGTGGAAGTCAGCGATGGATATGCTAGAAATTTCGTTCTTCCTAAGAAGCTCGGTTTAGAAGCGACCGGAAAGAATATAAACGATTTGAAGTTGCAAAAGGCTAATGAAGAGAAAATTGCGAAGGAACAACTGGAAGCAGCAGAAGCCTTCGCGGCAGAATTGGGAACAAAGGAAGTTATTCTAAGAATAAAATCAGGAGAAGGCGGTAAGACCTTCGGCTCTATTGCGACAAAAGAGATTGCAGAAGCAGTAAAGAACCAGTGTGGAATGGAAATCGATAAGAAGAAAATTCAATTAGCGGAAGCGATTAAAACCTTGGGAGTGTATGAAGTCTCTGTAAAGCTTCACCCGAAAGTGGTCGGAAAGCTGAAAGTGAATGTTCAGGAAGAGAAATAG
- a CDS encoding NAD-dependent protein deacylase: MNGIEKLKKIIDDSSNIVFFGGAGVSTESGIPDFRSVDGLYSQKYDYPPETILSHTFYRRNPKEFYRFYKDKMLCLTAKPNAAHYKLAEWERTGKLKAIITQNIDGLHQAAGSRKVLELHGSVHRNYCEDCGKLFSAEYMLHSEGVPHCDACGGPIKPDVVLYEEGLDSQTVQETMEYIRNAEVLIVGGTSLAVYPAAGMIDDYKGNKLILINKTATMRDHVADVIVQGSIGEVIHQL; encoded by the coding sequence ATGAACGGAATAGAGAAGTTGAAGAAAATAATAGATGACAGCAGTAATATCGTTTTCTTCGGTGGAGCAGGGGTGTCTACAGAAAGTGGTATCCCTGATTTTCGAAGTGTGGATGGGCTGTATAGTCAGAAGTATGATTATCCTCCGGAAACAATATTAAGCCATACCTTTTACCGGAGAAATCCGAAGGAATTCTATCGCTTTTACAAAGATAAGATGCTGTGTCTGACAGCGAAACCTAACGCAGCTCATTACAAACTTGCTGAGTGGGAACGGACAGGGAAATTAAAAGCTATTATTACACAGAACATAGATGGGCTGCATCAAGCGGCCGGAAGTCGGAAGGTACTCGAGCTCCATGGATCGGTACACCGTAATTATTGTGAAGATTGCGGGAAGCTATTTTCGGCAGAGTATATGCTTCATTCCGAAGGGGTGCCTCACTGCGATGCATGCGGCGGACCGATTAAACCCGATGTGGTGCTCTATGAAGAAGGCTTGGATTCACAGACGGTACAGGAGACTATGGAATATATAAGGAATGCGGAAGTCCTTATCGTTGGAGGAACTTCCCTGGCAGTATATCCGGCAGCAGGCATGATTGATGACTATAAGGGAAATAAATTAATTCTTATCAATAAAACAGCCACAATGAGAGATCATGTGGCGGATGTAATCGTACAAGGAAGTATAGGGGAAGTTATTCATCAGCTTTAA
- a CDS encoding single-stranded DNA-binding protein, whose protein sequence is MNKVILMGRLTRDPEVRYSQGESPMAIARYTLAVDRRSRNNNDGQTADFINCTAFGRQGEFAEKYLRKGTKIAVTGRIQTGSYTNKDGVKVYTTDVIVEEAEFAESKNSAGTDGGYAGNSNFSGGGRPEPMSAGDGFMNIPDGIDEELPFN, encoded by the coding sequence ATGAATAAAGTAATACTTATGGGACGTTTAACGAGGGACCCCGAGGTAAGATATTCTCAGGGAGAAAGCCCGATGGCAATTGCTAGATATACACTCGCAGTAGATCGTAGAAGTCGTAACAATAACGATGGACAGACTGCGGATTTCATTAATTGTACGGCATTTGGCAGACAAGGAGAATTCGCGGAAAAGTATCTCCGTAAGGGAACGAAAATTGCAGTGACCGGACGTATTCAAACTGGAAGCTACACCAATAAGGATGGAGTAAAAGTTTATACGACAGATGTTATTGTGGAAGAAGCGGAATTCGCGGAAAGCAAGAACAGTGCCGGTACAGACGGGGGTTATGCCGGTAACAGTAATTTTTCCGGTGGCGGAAGACCTGAGCCAATGTCGGCAGGAGATGGTTTTATGAATATTCCTGACGGAATTGATGAGGAACTTCCATTTAATTAA
- a CDS encoding DUF951 domain-containing protein, whose translation MEIQVGDVLRLKKQHPCGSKEWEVLRIGADFRLKCEGCGHQIMIARKMLEKNVREIKQKS comes from the coding sequence ATGGAGATTCAGGTAGGTGATGTTTTACGATTGAAGAAACAGCATCCCTGTGGAAGCAAGGAGTGGGAGGTGCTTCGCATAGGAGCTGATTTTCGTTTGAAGTGTGAAGGGTGCGGGCATCAGATTATGATAGCGCGCAAGATGCTTGAGAAAAATGTCAGAGAAATCAAACAAAAGTCTTGA